In a single window of the Micromonospora inositola genome:
- the pstB gene encoding phosphate ABC transporter ATP-binding protein PstB, whose protein sequence is MAKRIEANNVTAYYGAFKAIENINLTVEPKTVTALIGPSGCGKSTFLRSINRMHEVLPGARVEGSLTIDNQDIYDRDVDVTAVRRMIGMVFQRPNPFPTMSIFENVVAGLRLNGVRRKSILEEAAERALRSANLWDEVKDRLGKPGAGLSGGQQQRLCIARTIAVEPQVVLMDEPCSALDPISTLAIEDLMFQLKDKFTIVIVTHNMQQAARVSDRTAFFSIEKTGDPGRLIEYDNTQKIFSNPSVKKTEDYITGRFG, encoded by the coding sequence ATGGCCAAGCGCATCGAAGCCAACAACGTCACCGCGTACTACGGCGCCTTCAAGGCGATCGAGAACATCAACCTGACCGTCGAGCCGAAGACGGTGACGGCCCTGATCGGCCCCTCCGGCTGCGGCAAGTCCACCTTCCTGCGGTCCATCAACCGGATGCACGAGGTGCTCCCCGGCGCCCGGGTCGAGGGCAGCCTGACCATCGACAACCAGGACATCTACGACCGGGACGTGGACGTCACCGCGGTCCGCCGGATGATCGGCATGGTCTTCCAGCGGCCGAACCCGTTCCCCACCATGAGCATCTTCGAGAACGTGGTGGCCGGCCTGCGGCTCAACGGCGTCCGCCGGAAGTCGATCCTGGAGGAGGCGGCCGAGAGGGCGCTCCGCTCGGCGAACCTCTGGGACGAGGTCAAGGACCGGCTCGGCAAGCCGGGCGCCGGCCTCTCCGGCGGTCAGCAGCAGCGGCTCTGCATCGCCCGCACGATCGCGGTCGAGCCGCAGGTGGTGCTGATGGACGAGCCCTGTTCGGCGCTGGACCCGATCTCGACGCTGGCCATCGAGGACCTGATGTTCCAGCTCAAGGACAAGTTCACCATCGTCATCGTCACGCACAACATGCAGCAGGCCGCCCGGGTGTCGGACCGGACCGCCTTCTTCTCCATCGAGAAGACCGGCGACCCGGGCCGGCTGATCGAGTACGACAACACCCAGAAGATCTTCAGCAACCCGAGCGTGAAGAAGACCGAGGACTACATCACCGGCCGCTTCGGCTGA
- the pstA gene encoding phosphate ABC transporter permease PstA produces MTTTVSNHRPRPPAQPATLRAKRLPRYAAPAIAVAALLVAAGVVYGLGIGGPVLVVVLGALFYLAGLFTAANAVEGRRSARNRTWSALIHSAFVLAVLPLASVVWTLVSKGVERLDGNFFNTSMNNIGARDPNGGAYHAIIGTLEQVGIATLITVPLGVLCAIYIVEYGRGRFAFAIRFFVDVMTGIPSIVTGLFVLAFWVLIVSPWFNNGRPGFSGFAAALALSVLMLPTVVRSTEEMLRLVPAPLREGAYALGVPKWKTILRVVLPTALSGIVTGIMLAVARAAGETAPVLLVAGGGAAINFNPFENNQSSLALFVYQQAGEASKYSPARAWTAALTLVALVLVLTIAAKLLARRNRLGR; encoded by the coding sequence ATGACAACGACTGTCAGCAACCACCGCCCGCGGCCGCCGGCGCAGCCGGCCACGCTGCGGGCCAAGCGGCTGCCGAGGTACGCCGCGCCCGCCATCGCCGTCGCGGCCCTGCTGGTCGCCGCCGGGGTCGTCTACGGCCTCGGCATCGGCGGCCCCGTCCTGGTGGTGGTCCTCGGCGCGCTCTTCTACCTGGCCGGGCTCTTCACCGCCGCGAACGCGGTCGAGGGGCGGCGGTCGGCCCGCAACCGCACCTGGAGCGCGCTGATCCACTCGGCCTTCGTGCTGGCGGTGCTGCCGCTGGCCTCGGTGGTCTGGACCCTGGTCAGTAAGGGCGTCGAGCGGCTCGACGGGAACTTCTTCAACACCTCGATGAACAACATCGGGGCCCGGGACCCGAACGGCGGCGCCTACCACGCCATCATCGGCACGCTGGAGCAGGTCGGGATCGCGACTCTGATCACCGTTCCGCTCGGGGTGCTCTGCGCGATCTACATCGTCGAGTACGGCCGGGGCAGGTTCGCCTTCGCCATCCGGTTCTTCGTCGACGTGATGACCGGCATCCCGTCGATCGTCACCGGCCTCTTCGTGCTGGCGTTCTGGGTGCTGATCGTCTCGCCGTGGTTCAACAACGGGCGGCCGGGATTCTCCGGCTTCGCCGCGGCGTTGGCCCTGAGCGTGCTGATGCTGCCGACCGTGGTGCGCTCCACCGAGGAGATGCTCCGCCTCGTCCCGGCGCCGCTGCGGGAGGGCGCGTACGCCCTCGGCGTGCCGAAGTGGAAGACCATCCTGCGGGTTGTTTTGCCGACCGCGCTGTCGGGCATTGTCACCGGCATCATGCTCGCCGTCGCGCGGGCCGCCGGTGAGACCGCCCCGGTGCTGCTCGTCGCCGGCGGCGGCGCGGCGATCAACTTCAACCCCTTCGAGAACAACCAGTCGTCGCTGGCTCTCTTCGTCTACCAGCAGGCCGGCGAGGCCTCGAAGTACTCGCCGGCACGGGCGTGGACCGCGGCGCTGACCCTGGTCGCCCTCGTACTCGTCCTGACCATCGCGGCGAAGTTGCTGGCCCGTCGCAACCGGCTCGGCCGATGA
- the pstC gene encoding phosphate ABC transporter permease subunit PstC, whose translation MGETPHRSAHAGTGGTRVTSGHEWPAGASARVAETSGNPRNPIGNGLGGGGGLPKARAFGAERAFRGLTLAAGAAVLVIIAAIAVFLIAKAVPALQANSEDFWTFEGWFPNDNPAKFGIGALAFGTVLSSVLALLIAVPVALGIALYLTHYAPRRLGTGLGFVIDLLAAVPSVVFGLWGRDYLVGPVTDLSAWLHKYFGWIPIFGEGPYGSSILLGSLVLAIMVLPIITSLSREVFLQTPTANEEAALALGATRWEMLRTAVLPYGRPGIIAAVMLGLGRALGETIALALTLGSTYAISFNVLQSGGNSIAANIANRFAEANDTGRGALIASGLVLFAITLIVNITARAIIYRRREFTESAA comes from the coding sequence ATGGGTGAAACCCCTCACCGCTCGGCGCACGCCGGCACCGGCGGGACCCGCGTGACCTCCGGTCACGAGTGGCCCGCCGGTGCCTCGGCGCGTGTGGCCGAGACCTCAGGCAACCCTCGTAACCCGATCGGGAACGGACTGGGCGGCGGCGGTGGCCTGCCCAAGGCCCGGGCCTTCGGCGCCGAACGGGCCTTCCGCGGCCTCACCCTGGCCGCCGGCGCCGCCGTGCTGGTCATCATCGCGGCGATCGCGGTCTTCCTGATCGCCAAGGCCGTTCCGGCGTTGCAGGCGAACAGCGAGGACTTCTGGACCTTCGAGGGCTGGTTCCCGAACGACAACCCGGCCAAGTTCGGCATCGGCGCGCTCGCTTTCGGCACCGTGCTCTCCTCGGTGCTGGCGCTGCTCATCGCGGTGCCGGTGGCGCTGGGTATCGCCCTCTACCTCACGCACTACGCCCCGCGCCGGCTCGGCACCGGGCTCGGCTTCGTGATCGACCTGCTGGCCGCGGTGCCCAGCGTGGTGTTCGGCCTCTGGGGCCGCGACTACCTCGTCGGCCCGGTCACGGACCTGTCGGCCTGGCTGCACAAGTACTTCGGCTGGATCCCGATCTTCGGCGAGGGCCCGTACGGAAGCTCGATCCTGCTCGGCAGCCTGGTGCTGGCGATCATGGTGCTGCCGATCATCACCTCGCTCTCCCGTGAGGTGTTCCTGCAGACCCCGACCGCCAACGAGGAGGCCGCCCTCGCGCTGGGCGCCACCCGCTGGGAGATGCTCCGCACCGCCGTGCTGCCGTACGGCCGGCCCGGCATCATCGCCGCGGTGATGCTCGGCCTGGGCCGCGCCCTCGGCGAGACCATCGCGCTGGCGCTGACCCTCGGCTCCACCTACGCCATCTCGTTCAACGTCCTGCAGAGCGGTGGCAACTCGATCGCCGCGAACATTGCGAACCGGTTCGCCGAGGCGAACGACACCGGCCGGGGCGCGCTGATCGCCTCCGGCCTGGTGCTCTTCGCGATCACCCTGATCGTCAACATCACCGCCCGGGCGATCATCTACCGCCGCCGCGAGTTCACGGAGTCGGCCGCATGA
- the pstS gene encoding phosphate ABC transporter substrate-binding protein PstS — MKLQRHGAIACLALTAVLGLSACGSDNNEPTGTSASGSAAAVDCGKGTLNAQGSSAQKNAMAEWIKAYQQKCAGTTINYEPTGSGAGIQAFIAGTADFAGSDSALKPEEQPQADAKCAGGQALNLPMVIGPVAVVYNVSGVDNLQFKPATLAKIFAGKVTKWDDPAIKADNPDAKLPATAIQAVHRSDESGTTDNFTKYLSKTAEADWTFDHAKAWKAPGGVGAAKSDGVASKVKSTDGTISYVEWSYAENGGLKKAKVQNGAGEWAELTAESAGKTIAGAKIEGQGDDLKMSIDYKTTQAGAYPIVLATYEIVCSKGLAADKLPLVKGLLTHAASAEGQADLVELGYAPLPDSVRTKVEAAVKNLS; from the coding sequence GTGAAGCTCCAGCGGCACGGCGCCATTGCCTGCCTCGCTCTTACCGCGGTGCTCGGTCTCAGCGCTTGCGGCTCGGACAACAACGAGCCGACCGGCACCTCCGCCTCCGGCTCCGCCGCCGCGGTCGACTGCGGCAAGGGCACGCTGAACGCGCAGGGCTCCTCCGCGCAGAAGAACGCGATGGCCGAGTGGATCAAGGCGTACCAGCAGAAGTGCGCCGGCACCACGATCAACTACGAGCCCACCGGCTCCGGCGCGGGCATCCAGGCCTTCATCGCCGGCACCGCCGACTTCGCCGGCTCCGACTCCGCCCTCAAGCCGGAGGAGCAGCCGCAGGCCGACGCCAAGTGTGCGGGCGGCCAGGCGCTCAACCTGCCGATGGTGATCGGCCCGGTGGCCGTGGTCTACAACGTCAGCGGCGTCGACAACCTGCAGTTCAAGCCGGCCACCCTGGCGAAGATCTTCGCCGGCAAGGTGACCAAGTGGGACGACCCGGCCATCAAGGCCGACAACCCGGACGCCAAGCTGCCGGCCACCGCGATCCAGGCGGTGCACCGCTCCGATGAGTCGGGCACCACCGACAACTTCACCAAGTACCTCTCCAAGACCGCTGAGGCGGACTGGACCTTCGACCACGCCAAGGCCTGGAAGGCCCCGGGCGGCGTCGGCGCGGCCAAGTCCGACGGCGTGGCCAGCAAGGTCAAGAGCACCGACGGCACCATCAGCTACGTCGAGTGGTCGTACGCCGAGAACGGCGGCCTGAAGAAGGCCAAGGTCCAGAACGGTGCCGGCGAGTGGGCCGAGCTCACCGCCGAGTCGGCCGGCAAGACCATCGCCGGGGCCAAGATCGAGGGCCAGGGCGACGACCTGAAGATGTCGATCGACTACAAGACCACGCAGGCCGGGGCCTACCCGATCGTGCTGGCGACCTACGAGATCGTCTGCAGCAAGGGCCTCGCGGCCGACAAGCTGCCGCTGGTCAAGGGCCTGCTGACCCACGCCGCCAGCGCCGAGGGCCAGGCCGACCTGGTCGAGCTGGGCTACGCCCCGCTGCCGGACTCGGTCCGCACCAAGGTCGAGGCCGCGGTCAAGAACCTCTCCTGA
- a CDS encoding phosphate ABC transporter substrate-binding protein PstS codes for MTRRASLSGLATVLLLVAGGCTADDRAEGPAPGITCAKGTLNIQGSSAQANAMRIWTDRYEEACRGATINYEPSGSGAGIRAFVAGTADFAGTDSPLLDGEREQADLRCSGGRTLSPPMVVGPVAVAYHLAGVPALRLTPATVAAIFATRIRHWDDPAIRADNPGVALPPTEIRPVHRSDSSGTTNSFTDFLVASAPDAWGYGRGRRWAAPGGVGVAGSTRVLEAVRGRDGAVGYLELSYLRGTDLPAASIRNASGRFVPPSGGAALQSLGEPRPTCGCRSSRPAGGRARTPWSW; via the coding sequence GTGACCCGGCGGGCGTCGCTGTCGGGCCTGGCCACGGTGCTGCTCCTGGTGGCCGGTGGTTGCACGGCGGACGACCGGGCCGAGGGCCCGGCGCCGGGGATCACGTGCGCCAAGGGCACCCTGAACATCCAGGGCTCGTCCGCCCAGGCGAACGCGATGAGGATCTGGACCGACCGGTACGAGGAGGCCTGCCGGGGGGCCACCATCAACTACGAGCCGTCGGGCTCCGGCGCCGGCATCAGGGCCTTTGTCGCCGGGACCGCGGATTTCGCCGGCACCGACTCCCCGCTCCTGGACGGCGAGCGCGAGCAGGCCGATCTGCGGTGTTCCGGGGGCCGGACGCTCAGCCCGCCGATGGTGGTCGGTCCGGTCGCGGTCGCCTACCACCTGGCCGGCGTACCGGCGCTCCGGCTCACCCCGGCCACGGTGGCCGCGATCTTCGCCACGCGGATCCGGCACTGGGACGACCCGGCGATCCGGGCGGACAACCCGGGAGTGGCCCTGCCCCCGACCGAGATCCGACCGGTCCACCGGTCCGACTCCTCCGGCACCACCAACAGCTTCACCGACTTCCTCGTGGCGTCCGCTCCGGACGCCTGGGGCTACGGGCGGGGCCGGCGTTGGGCGGCGCCGGGTGGCGTGGGCGTGGCCGGGTCCACGCGGGTGCTGGAGGCGGTGCGCGGACGGGACGGGGCGGTCGGCTACCTGGAGCTGTCGTACCTGCGGGGCACCGATCTGCCCGCGGCCTCGATCCGGAATGCGAGCGGGCGGTTCGTCCCGCCGTCCGGGGGCGCGGCGCTGCAGAGCCTCGGGGAGCCACGGCCGACCTGCGGGTGCCGATCGAGCCGACCAGCCGGCGGCCGGGCGCGTACCCCCTGGTCCTGGTGA
- the mshD gene encoding mycothiol synthase, producing MSSTEPTADRVARADRLAPVEVAEVLALARTAGDADGADPLDEHVLLRLRDPEAPAVHLTARAADATLTGYAHLDTTDAAAGIGVELVVHPTYRRRGTGRALARGVLAAAAGPLRAWAHGDHPSAAALAVDLGFTRARVLWQLRRPLTAALPEVRLPDGVELRAFQPGTDDEGWLALNNQAFAAHPEQGRWTLADLRVRLAEPWFDPAGFLLAVQSATGRLLGFHWTKVHERPGSARIGEVYVLGVDPSAHGGGLGKALTTAGLAYLRERRGLDRVMLYVDESNAGAMALYERLGFARWSGHVNYHLG from the coding sequence ATGAGCAGCACCGAGCCGACCGCCGACCGTGTCGCCCGCGCCGACCGGCTGGCGCCGGTCGAGGTGGCCGAGGTGCTGGCGCTGGCCCGCACGGCCGGGGACGCCGACGGCGCGGACCCGCTCGACGAGCACGTGCTGCTGCGGCTGCGGGACCCGGAGGCGCCGGCGGTGCACCTGACCGCCCGGGCCGCCGACGCGACGCTCACCGGCTACGCCCACCTGGACACCACCGACGCCGCCGCCGGCATCGGGGTCGAGCTGGTGGTGCACCCGACGTACCGGCGGCGCGGCACCGGCCGCGCGCTGGCCCGGGGCGTGCTGGCCGCGGCGGCCGGACCGCTGCGCGCCTGGGCGCACGGCGACCACCCATCCGCCGCCGCGCTCGCGGTCGACCTGGGCTTCACCCGCGCCCGGGTGCTCTGGCAGCTGCGCCGACCGCTCACCGCCGCGCTGCCCGAGGTGCGCCTGCCGGACGGCGTCGAGCTGCGCGCCTTCCAGCCGGGGACGGACGACGAGGGCTGGCTGGCGCTCAACAACCAGGCCTTCGCCGCGCACCCGGAGCAGGGCCGCTGGACCCTCGCCGACCTGCGGGTACGCCTCGCCGAGCCGTGGTTCGACCCGGCCGGCTTCCTGCTCGCCGTACAGTCCGCCACCGGCCGGCTGCTCGGCTTCCACTGGACCAAGGTGCACGAGCGTCCCGGGTCCGCCCGGATCGGCGAGGTCTACGTGCTCGGGGTCGACCCGTCCGCGCACGGCGGCGGCCTCGGCAAGGCCCTCACCACCGCCGGGCTGGCGTACCTGCGGGAACGGCGGGGCCTGGACCGGGTGATGCTCTACGTGGACGAGTCGAACGCGGGGGCGATGGCGCTCTACGAGCGGCTCGGCTTTGCCCGCTGGTCCGGCCACGTCAACTACCACCTGGGCTGA
- a CDS encoding polysaccharide deacetylase family protein, translated as MPGSTLRATGIVTLVAAALLGSAYALGRSLVPDQPRHGTGVAASVTQPHYADQPPIPADSPEATRASPTPADGQHPAGGGEGPFGTLVSTGSPRVALTFDDGPDPRYTPQVLALLREDGVKATFCVVGENAESHPDLIQEIVAEGHTLCNHSWNHDTTLGTRPPDVIRADLLRTNEAIRAAVPGARIEYFRQPGGAWTYPVVSVCEGLGMAPLHWTVDPSDWTAPGAGKITAAVLTQTGPGSIVLMHDAGGNRAGTVEALRNLLPELMARFQLEALPTGTT; from the coding sequence ATGCCGGGGTCGACGCTACGTGCCACCGGCATCGTCACCCTGGTGGCGGCCGCGCTGCTCGGCTCGGCGTACGCGCTGGGCCGCAGCCTCGTCCCCGACCAGCCACGACATGGCACCGGGGTGGCGGCGAGCGTCACCCAGCCGCACTACGCCGACCAGCCGCCGATCCCGGCCGACTCCCCGGAGGCGACCCGGGCGAGCCCCACCCCGGCGGACGGGCAGCACCCGGCGGGCGGCGGCGAGGGGCCCTTCGGCACCCTGGTCTCCACCGGCTCCCCCCGCGTGGCGCTCACCTTCGACGACGGACCGGACCCGCGGTACACCCCCCAGGTGCTCGCGCTCCTGCGGGAGGACGGCGTCAAGGCCACCTTCTGCGTGGTGGGCGAGAACGCGGAGAGCCACCCGGACCTGATCCAGGAGATCGTGGCCGAGGGCCACACCCTCTGCAACCACTCCTGGAACCACGACACCACCCTCGGCACGCGCCCGCCGGACGTGATCCGGGCCGACCTGCTCCGCACCAACGAGGCGATCCGGGCCGCGGTGCCGGGCGCGCGGATCGAGTACTTCCGGCAGCCCGGCGGGGCCTGGACGTACCCGGTGGTGTCGGTCTGCGAGGGGCTGGGCATGGCTCCGCTGCACTGGACGGTCGACCCGTCCGACTGGACGGCGCCCGGCGCCGGGAAGATCACCGCCGCGGTGCTGACCCAGACCGGGCCCGGTTCGATCGTGCTGATGCACGACGCCGGCGGGAACCGGGCCGGCACCGTCGAGGCCCTGCGGAACCTCCTGCCGGAGCTGATGGCCCGGTTCCAGCTGGAGGCGCTGCCCACCGGGACCACGTGA
- a CDS encoding winged helix-turn-helix transcriptional regulator, giving the protein MEILLLVTARAGEPSAVLPALDLLPHSVRTAPRDVRTLVSGPSPDAVLVDARSELSEARATCRMLHATGLGVPLVAVVTEAGLIALNADWGVDDVILAGAGPAEVEARLRLAVGRLSNATAGAGGSIRAGELTIDPDTYAAKLKGRPLDLTYKEFELLKFLAQHPGRVFTRDQLLREVWGYDYFGGTRTVDVHVRRLRAKLGSEYESMIGTVRQVGYKFVVPPSRSLPESEPSPLPV; this is encoded by the coding sequence GTGGAGATCCTGCTACTGGTGACCGCACGGGCAGGCGAACCATCCGCGGTGCTGCCGGCACTCGATCTGCTGCCGCACTCGGTCCGCACCGCGCCACGCGACGTTCGCACGCTGGTCAGCGGTCCCAGCCCGGACGCGGTCCTGGTGGACGCCCGCTCCGAGCTGAGCGAGGCCCGGGCCACCTGCCGGATGCTGCACGCCACCGGGCTCGGCGTGCCGCTGGTCGCGGTCGTCACCGAGGCCGGCCTGATCGCGCTCAACGCCGACTGGGGTGTGGACGACGTCATCCTGGCCGGGGCCGGCCCGGCCGAGGTGGAGGCCCGGCTGCGGCTCGCGGTGGGCCGGCTCAGCAACGCGACGGCCGGGGCCGGCGGCTCGATCCGGGCCGGTGAGCTGACCATCGACCCCGACACGTACGCGGCGAAGCTCAAGGGCCGGCCGCTCGACCTCACGTACAAGGAGTTCGAGCTGCTGAAGTTCCTGGCCCAGCACCCGGGCCGGGTGTTCACCCGGGACCAGTTGCTCCGCGAGGTCTGGGGCTACGACTACTTCGGCGGCACCCGCACGGTCGACGTGCACGTCCGGCGGCTGCGGGCCAAGCTCGGCTCGGAGTACGAGTCGATGATCGGCACCGTACGCCAGGTCGGCTACAAGTTCGTCGTCCCGCCGTCCCGTTCGCTGCCCGAGTCGGAGCCCTCCCCGCTGCCGGTTTGA
- a CDS encoding LmeA family phospholipid-binding protein: MAEAQAAYEERPRRRGRKVLIGLVVLLLVLAGLLVVADRVAAGVAERAIADQVKQEVAKQDAQSAAPQVQVGGFPFLTQVLAGRYEHISIVLTDVQGPVRGDTVSVPRLDVDARNVKASLDTIRSGQGDVVAERVDGRGTITYDSLAKLLDRPGLTLGEQGGKLAVTAPVDILGVKLTVVGTADVTVKDNKVGLRFNDLNAEGLPNLPLARTLLANYAKGISVDVPLPALPFQLNVRTVEPKPEGLTVTADARNVPINSAG; encoded by the coding sequence GTGGCAGAGGCCCAGGCGGCGTACGAGGAACGGCCCCGGCGACGCGGCCGGAAGGTGCTGATCGGGTTGGTCGTCCTGCTGCTGGTCCTGGCCGGGCTGCTGGTCGTCGCCGACCGGGTGGCGGCCGGCGTCGCCGAGCGGGCCATCGCCGACCAGGTGAAGCAGGAGGTCGCCAAGCAGGACGCGCAGTCCGCCGCGCCGCAGGTCCAGGTCGGCGGCTTCCCGTTCCTGACCCAGGTGCTGGCCGGCAGGTACGAGCACATCTCGATCGTCCTCACGGACGTGCAGGGCCCGGTGCGGGGCGACACGGTCAGCGTGCCCCGGCTCGACGTGGACGCCCGCAACGTGAAGGCGTCGCTGGACACCATCCGCTCGGGGCAGGGCGACGTGGTCGCCGAGCGTGTCGACGGTCGGGGCACCATCACCTACGACAGCCTGGCCAAGCTGCTCGACCGGCCCGGGCTCACCCTCGGGGAGCAGGGCGGCAAGCTGGCCGTCACCGCCCCGGTGGACATCCTCGGCGTCAAGCTCACCGTCGTCGGCACCGCCGACGTGACCGTCAAGGACAACAAGGTGGGGCTGCGCTTCAACGACCTGAACGCCGAGGGGCTGCCCAACCTGCCGCTGGCTCGGACGCTGCTGGCCAACTACGCCAAGGGCATCTCGGTCGACGTGCCCCTGCCCGCGCTGCCCTTCCAGCTCAACGTCCGCACGGTGGAGCCGAAGCCCGAGGGGCTGACGGTGACCGCCGACGCGCGGAACGTGCCGATCAATTCGGCCGGCTGA
- a CDS encoding Ms5788A family Cys-rich leader peptide codes for MGTFLTKRRAVDLCRVATCLCRPVI; via the coding sequence ATGGGGACGTTCCTCACCAAACGGCGCGCGGTCGACCTGTGCCGCGTGGCCACCTGCCTGTGTCGCCCCGTCATCTGA
- a CDS encoding sulfurtransferase produces MSRDTALVSAEWAEKNIDAPGVVFVEVDEDTSAYDTGHLAGAIKLDWRTDLQDPVRRDFVNRSQFEALLSARGIANDDTVILYGGNNNWFAAYAYWYFKLYGHRDVKLLDGGRKKWELDARPLVTDNVERPATRYVAQEPDTSIRAFRDEVVDAIGTRNLVDVRSPDEFAGRLLAPAHLPQEQAQRAGHIPTAISVPWSKAANEDGTFKSDDELRKIYADAGLDDSKETIAYCRIGERSSHSWFVLQELLGHRNVKNYDGSWTEYGSLVGVPVALGDEPGEA; encoded by the coding sequence ATGAGTCGCGACACCGCACTCGTCTCGGCCGAGTGGGCCGAGAAGAACATCGACGCCCCGGGCGTCGTCTTCGTCGAGGTCGACGAGGACACCTCGGCCTACGACACCGGCCACCTCGCCGGCGCGATCAAGCTCGACTGGCGCACCGACCTCCAGGACCCGGTCCGCCGGGACTTCGTCAACAGGAGCCAGTTCGAGGCGCTGCTCTCCGCACGCGGCATCGCCAACGACGACACCGTGATCCTGTACGGCGGCAACAACAACTGGTTCGCCGCGTACGCGTACTGGTACTTCAAGCTCTACGGTCACCGCGACGTGAAGCTGCTCGACGGCGGCCGCAAGAAGTGGGAGCTGGACGCCCGCCCGCTGGTCACCGACAACGTCGAGCGGCCGGCGACGCGGTACGTCGCGCAGGAGCCGGACACCTCGATCCGCGCCTTCCGCGACGAGGTGGTCGACGCCATCGGCACCAGGAACCTGGTCGACGTGCGCAGCCCCGACGAGTTCGCCGGCCGGCTGCTCGCCCCCGCCCACCTGCCGCAGGAGCAGGCGCAGCGGGCCGGGCACATCCCCACCGCGATCAGCGTGCCGTGGTCGAAGGCGGCCAACGAGGACGGCACCTTCAAGTCCGACGACGAGCTGCGCAAGATCTACGCGGACGCCGGGCTGGACGACAGCAAGGAGACCATCGCCTACTGCCGGATCGGCGAGCGCTCCTCGCACAGCTGGTTCGTGCTCCAGGAACTGCTCGGCCACCGCAACGTGAAGAACTACGACGGTTCCTGGACCGAGTACGGCTCGCTGGTCGGCGTGCCGGTCGCGCTCGGCGACGAGCCTGGGGAGGCCTGA
- a CDS encoding DUF1416 domain-containing protein, protein MTAPTAAGCAAPDQAAPLPASLDLEKETVITGLVKAESGEVVAGAYVRLLDSTGEFTAEVVTSPVGQFRFFAAPGTWTLRALSRHGNGDTAVTAARGINEVTVTVAG, encoded by the coding sequence ATGACCGCTCCCACCGCCGCCGGCTGCGCGGCTCCCGACCAGGCCGCGCCGCTGCCGGCCAGCCTGGACCTGGAGAAGGAAACCGTCATCACCGGCCTGGTCAAGGCCGAGTCCGGCGAGGTCGTCGCGGGCGCGTACGTGCGGCTGCTCGACTCCACCGGTGAGTTCACCGCCGAGGTGGTCACCTCCCCGGTCGGCCAGTTCCGGTTCTTCGCGGCACCGGGCACCTGGACCCTGCGGGCGCTCTCCCGGCACGGCAACGGCGACACCGCCGTCACCGCCGCCCGCGGGATCAACGAAGTGACCGTCACGGTCGCCGGCTGA